The proteins below are encoded in one region of Tamandua tetradactyla isolate mTamTet1 chromosome 9, mTamTet1.pri, whole genome shotgun sequence:
- the ANO9 gene encoding anoctamin-9 isoform X2 codes for MAPPPPSRPPRDTFNDLVKEGVFEISFPLHKEDKALQRWAQWRSIFCKQPIDDIRDYFGEKVALYFAWLGWYTTMLVPAAVVGLVVFLSGFSLFTSSQISKEICEAHDVLLCPRGDHGRTFQRLSDTCTFAKLTHLFDNEGTVLFAIFMALWATVFLEIWKRRRARVVLHWDLYGWDEEQEEMALELVSCPEQKLRLHQHSFLRSAAVLLLALLVICFIIGLAHFLVVYRVLAAALFRSSPWPFLEEQVTTAVVATGAVVHYVTIVMMTKINRYVAQKLCDLEQPRTLRERERKFTVRFFVLQFFTHFSSLIYIAFILGRINGHPGRTVRLAGQWKLEECHPSGCMMDLSVQMAVIMGLKQTLSNCMEYLGPWLALRLRLWRRGCARGDAVLREWQRNYLLNSVHIFSLFDEFMEMMIQYGFTTIFVAAFPLAPLLALLSNLVEIRLDAIKMLRLQRRLVPRKAKDIGTWLQLLEAIGVLTVITNGAVIAFTSEFIPRVVYKYRYGPCQHGAQPGVNCLTGYVNHSLSVFYTKDLRDPVQLEGLENVTECRYRDYRNASDYNLSEQFWVLLAIRLAFVIVFQHVALCIKFIAAWLVPDVPQSVKNKVLEEKYERLLAKMWFRGQGPGEARSSPATPHSSPSCRSTDV; via the exons ATGGCCCCGCCCCCGCCGTCGAGGCCACCACGCG ACACCTTCAATGACTTGGTGAAGGAAGGAGTCTTTGAGATCAGTTTCCCCCTCCACAAG GAAGACAAGGCCCTGCAGAGATGGGCCCAGTGGAGAAGCATTTTCTGCAAGCAGCCCATTGATGACATCAG GGACTACTTTGGGGAGAAGGTGGCACTGTACTTCGCCTGGCTGGGCTGGTACACCACCATGCTGGTGCCTGCCGCTGTGGTGGGCCTCGTCGTCTTCCTGAGTGGGTTCTCCCTCTTCACCTCGAGCCAGATCAg CAAGGAGATCTGTGAGGCCCACGATGTCCTCCTGTGTCCTCGTGGGGACCACGGGCGCACGTTCCAGAGACTGTCTGACACCTGCACCTTCGCCAAG CTCACCCACCTCTTTGACAACGAGGGCACAGTGCTGTTTGCCATTTTCATGGCcctgtggg CCACGGTGTTCCTGGAGATCTGGAAACGGCGGCGAGCCCGCGTGGTCCTACACTGGGACCTGTACGGGTGGGACGAGGAGCAG GAGGAAATGGCGCTGGAGCTGGTCAGCTGCCCCGAGCAAAAGCTGCGGCTGCACCAGCACTCCTTCCTGCGCAGCGCCGCCGTGCTCCTGCTGGCCCTGCTTGTG ATCTGCTTTATCATCGGCCTGGCCCACTTCCTCGTGGTGTACCGCGTCCTGGCCGCCGCCCTCTTCAGGAGCTCCCCCTGGCCCTTCCTGGAGGAGCAGGTGACCACAGCCGTGGTGGCCACCGGGGCCGTCGTGCACTATGTCACCATCGTGATGATGACCAAG ATCAACCGGTATGTCGCCCAGAAGCTGTGTGACTTAG AGCAGCCGAGGACGCTGCGGGAGCGGGAGAGAAAGTTCACGGTCAGGTTCTTCGTGCTGCAGTTCTTCACGCACTTCTCCTCGCTCATCTACATCGCCTTTATCCTGGGCAG gaTCAACGGCCACCCCGGCAGGACCGTGCGCCTGGCGGGCCAGTGGAAGCTGGAGGAG tgTCACCCCAGCGGCTGCATGATGGACCTGTCGGTGCAGATGGCCGTCATCATGGGTCTGAAGCAGACGCTCAGCAACTGCATGGAGTACCTGGGCCC GTGGCTGGCGCTCCGGCTGCGGCTCTGGAGGCGGGGGTGCGCGCGCGGGGACGCGGTGCTGCGTGAGTGGCAGCGCAACTACCTGCTCAACTCCGTGCACATCTTCAGCCTGTTCGACGAGTTCATGGAGATGA TGATCCAGTACGGCTTCACCACCATCTTCGTGGCCGCCTTCCCGCTGGCCCCGCTGCTCGCGCTCCTCAGCAACCTCGTGGAGATCCGGCTGGACGCCATCAAGATGCTCCGGCTGCAGCGGCGTCTCGTGCCGCGCAAGGCCAAGGACATCG GGACCTGGCTGCAACTGCTGGAGGCCATAGGCGTGCTGACCGTCATCACCAATGGGGCAGTCATCGCCTTTACATCCGAGTTCATCCCCCGTGTCGTCTACAAGTACCGCTACGGCCCCTGCCAACATGGGGCCCAGCCTGGCGTCAA CTGCCTCACAGGCTACGTTAACCACAGCCTGTCCGTGTTCTACACCAAGGACCTCAGGGACCCCGTCCAGCTGGAAGGCTTGGAGAATGTCACAGAGTGCAG GTACCGCGACTACCGCAATGCCTCCGACTACAACCTCTCCGAGCAGTTCTGGGTTCTCCTAGCCATCCGCCTGGCCTTTGTCATTGTCTTCCAG CACGTGGCCTTGTGCATTAAGTTCATCGCCGCCTGGCTTGTGCCTGACGTCCCTCAGTCGGTGAAGAACAAGGTCCTGGAGGAGAAGTACGAGAGACTCCTGGCCAAGATGTGGTTCAGGGGGCAGGGGCCGGGCGAGGCCCGCTCCTCCCCAGCCACGCCCCACTCCAGCCCCAGCTGTAGGAGCACGGATGTATAG
- the ANO9 gene encoding anoctamin-9 isoform X1, translating into MQGEEDSFPLMPAGTGEARGSEPWDYVLVADQARRSARRDEQRQRFLEALRTKGLHVTVVEDPEQLFFGIRADRSRCALYRALLVQPDGPAPAVEATTRIRIVHSVLNSKTADGHTFNDLVKEGVFEISFPLHKEDKALQRWAQWRSIFCKQPIDDIRDYFGEKVALYFAWLGWYTTMLVPAAVVGLVVFLSGFSLFTSSQISKEICEAHDVLLCPRGDHGRTFQRLSDTCTFAKLTHLFDNEGTVLFAIFMALWATVFLEIWKRRRARVVLHWDLYGWDEEQEEMALELVSCPEQKLRLHQHSFLRSAAVLLLALLVICFIIGLAHFLVVYRVLAAALFRSSPWPFLEEQVTTAVVATGAVVHYVTIVMMTKINRYVAQKLCDLEQPRTLRERERKFTVRFFVLQFFTHFSSLIYIAFILGRINGHPGRTVRLAGQWKLEECHPSGCMMDLSVQMAVIMGLKQTLSNCMEYLGPWLALRLRLWRRGCARGDAVLREWQRNYLLNSVHIFSLFDEFMEMMIQYGFTTIFVAAFPLAPLLALLSNLVEIRLDAIKMLRLQRRLVPRKAKDIGTWLQLLEAIGVLTVITNGAVIAFTSEFIPRVVYKYRYGPCQHGAQPGVNCLTGYVNHSLSVFYTKDLRDPVQLEGLENVTECRYRDYRNASDYNLSEQFWVLLAIRLAFVIVFQHVALCIKFIAAWLVPDVPQSVKNKVLEEKYERLLAKMWFRGQGPGEARSSPATPHSSPSCRSTDV; encoded by the exons GGAGAAGAGGACAGCTTTCCACTGATGCCGGCTGGCACCGGGGAG GCCCGGGGCTCGGAGCCGTGGGACTACGTCCTGGTGGCTGACCAGGCCCGGAGAAGCGCCAGGCGGGACGAGCAGCGGCAGCGGTTCCTGGAGGCGCTGAGGACCAAGGGCCTGCACGTCACG GTGGTGGAGGACCCCGAGCAGCTATTCTTTGGGATCCGCGCCGACCGCTCGCGCTGCGCCCTGTACCGCGCACTCCTCGTGCAACCCGATGGCCCCGCCCCCGCCGTCGAGGCCACCACGCG AATCCGTATTGTCCATTCTGTCCTGAATAGCAAGACGGCAGACGGGC ACACCTTCAATGACTTGGTGAAGGAAGGAGTCTTTGAGATCAGTTTCCCCCTCCACAAG GAAGACAAGGCCCTGCAGAGATGGGCCCAGTGGAGAAGCATTTTCTGCAAGCAGCCCATTGATGACATCAG GGACTACTTTGGGGAGAAGGTGGCACTGTACTTCGCCTGGCTGGGCTGGTACACCACCATGCTGGTGCCTGCCGCTGTGGTGGGCCTCGTCGTCTTCCTGAGTGGGTTCTCCCTCTTCACCTCGAGCCAGATCAg CAAGGAGATCTGTGAGGCCCACGATGTCCTCCTGTGTCCTCGTGGGGACCACGGGCGCACGTTCCAGAGACTGTCTGACACCTGCACCTTCGCCAAG CTCACCCACCTCTTTGACAACGAGGGCACAGTGCTGTTTGCCATTTTCATGGCcctgtggg CCACGGTGTTCCTGGAGATCTGGAAACGGCGGCGAGCCCGCGTGGTCCTACACTGGGACCTGTACGGGTGGGACGAGGAGCAG GAGGAAATGGCGCTGGAGCTGGTCAGCTGCCCCGAGCAAAAGCTGCGGCTGCACCAGCACTCCTTCCTGCGCAGCGCCGCCGTGCTCCTGCTGGCCCTGCTTGTG ATCTGCTTTATCATCGGCCTGGCCCACTTCCTCGTGGTGTACCGCGTCCTGGCCGCCGCCCTCTTCAGGAGCTCCCCCTGGCCCTTCCTGGAGGAGCAGGTGACCACAGCCGTGGTGGCCACCGGGGCCGTCGTGCACTATGTCACCATCGTGATGATGACCAAG ATCAACCGGTATGTCGCCCAGAAGCTGTGTGACTTAG AGCAGCCGAGGACGCTGCGGGAGCGGGAGAGAAAGTTCACGGTCAGGTTCTTCGTGCTGCAGTTCTTCACGCACTTCTCCTCGCTCATCTACATCGCCTTTATCCTGGGCAG gaTCAACGGCCACCCCGGCAGGACCGTGCGCCTGGCGGGCCAGTGGAAGCTGGAGGAG tgTCACCCCAGCGGCTGCATGATGGACCTGTCGGTGCAGATGGCCGTCATCATGGGTCTGAAGCAGACGCTCAGCAACTGCATGGAGTACCTGGGCCC GTGGCTGGCGCTCCGGCTGCGGCTCTGGAGGCGGGGGTGCGCGCGCGGGGACGCGGTGCTGCGTGAGTGGCAGCGCAACTACCTGCTCAACTCCGTGCACATCTTCAGCCTGTTCGACGAGTTCATGGAGATGA TGATCCAGTACGGCTTCACCACCATCTTCGTGGCCGCCTTCCCGCTGGCCCCGCTGCTCGCGCTCCTCAGCAACCTCGTGGAGATCCGGCTGGACGCCATCAAGATGCTCCGGCTGCAGCGGCGTCTCGTGCCGCGCAAGGCCAAGGACATCG GGACCTGGCTGCAACTGCTGGAGGCCATAGGCGTGCTGACCGTCATCACCAATGGGGCAGTCATCGCCTTTACATCCGAGTTCATCCCCCGTGTCGTCTACAAGTACCGCTACGGCCCCTGCCAACATGGGGCCCAGCCTGGCGTCAA CTGCCTCACAGGCTACGTTAACCACAGCCTGTCCGTGTTCTACACCAAGGACCTCAGGGACCCCGTCCAGCTGGAAGGCTTGGAGAATGTCACAGAGTGCAG GTACCGCGACTACCGCAATGCCTCCGACTACAACCTCTCCGAGCAGTTCTGGGTTCTCCTAGCCATCCGCCTGGCCTTTGTCATTGTCTTCCAG CACGTGGCCTTGTGCATTAAGTTCATCGCCGCCTGGCTTGTGCCTGACGTCCCTCAGTCGGTGAAGAACAAGGTCCTGGAGGAGAAGTACGAGAGACTCCTGGCCAAGATGTGGTTCAGGGGGCAGGGGCCGGGCGAGGCCCGCTCCTCCCCAGCCACGCCCCACTCCAGCCCCAGCTGTAGGAGCACGGATGTATAG